CTTGTCAATGAGATCTCTCGCATTCTTAGTGACCACAGAAACCCCCACCACGATTTGGAGCTTTCTCTTACTACTTACTCTTCGAAGATATCCGCTGACTTGGTAGAGCAAGTCTTGAAACGCTGCAAGAATCTTGGATTTCCAGCGCACAGATTTTTCCTTTGGGCTAAAAGAATTCCAGGTTTTGAGCATAGTGCAGAAAGCTATCACATTTTGGTGGATATATTGGGTGCTAGTAAGCAGTTTGCTATTTTATGGGATTTCTTGATAGAAATGAGAGAATCTCGAGATTGTAACATAAGCCCACAAATGTTTTGGCTTGTTTTTAGAGCTTATAGTAGAGCTAATTTACCAGGTGATGCGATTCGTTCTTTTGATAGaatggttgagtttggtttaaaGCCTACCGTTAATGACCTTGATCAGTTGTTGTATGTGTTATGCAAAAGGAAGCATGTTAAGCCCGCCCAACAACTTTTTGACAGAGTTAAGCGTGAATTTGATCCTAAAGCGAAAACTTATAGCATTTTGGTCAGGGGATGGGGTGATATTGGTGAGTTAGAATCAGCATGGAAGGTGTTTGATGAAATGCGTGAAAAACAATCTACGGTGGATGTGCTTGCTTATAATTGCTTGTTAGAGGCTTTGTGCGAGGGAAGAAGAGTTAGTGAAGCCTATAGGATGTTTAAAGAAATGAGTTCAAATGGAATTGAGCCAGATGCTTGTAGTTATTCGATTTTCATTCGTGCGTACTGTGAGGCAAATGATATTCGTTCAGCTTTCAGACTGCTTGATGAAATGCGGCGATGTGATCTTATGCCTAATGTGTTCACTTTTAATTGCATCATCAAGAAACTTTGCAAGAATGACAAGGTAGAAGAGGCTTATCAACTTTTGAATGAGGTGATTGAGAGGGGAGGTAACCCTGATACCTGGAGTTACAATGCAATCTTAGCTTATCACTGTGAGCATTCTGAAGTTAATAGAGCCACTAGGCTGATTTCTAGAATGGTGAAAGATAATTGCTTGCCAGATCGACATAGTTATAACATGTTGCTCAAACTGCTGATAAGAGTTGGAAGATTTGATAGAGCAACTGAAGTTTGGGAGAGCATGCGGGAGAGGGGTTTTTATCCTTCAGTCTCAACTTATTCTGTTATGGTTCATGGTTTGtccaagaaaaaaaataaactagaGGAGGCATGTAAGTATTTTGAGATGATGATAGATGAAGGAATACCGCCATATTCTTCTACTGTTGAGATGTTGAGGAACAGGCTAATGGGGTTAGGATTGTTGGATAATATTGAGATACTTGCAGGTAAAATGGAGCGAAGTACTTCTTGTTCAATACAGGAGTTGGCAAATGCTATGAGAGGCAGTAAGGTCCATTGGAGATCAAGAAATGAAGAAACAGAGTCTGAAAGTGACTGAAATTTTGGTGCCATCGATTATGATGCAGGCATTTAACATTTGAGCAGAGTCAAATCCTACTTCCCTCTGCTCCTCCCTTTGAACCaaaaggttaaaaaaaaaaaaaaatccagatTTTTGGTTTGATATCTCCTGTCAGTTGCCTTATCATGATTTTTGTGGTATGGGTAAATGCCATTACCATCTGACTTGCTGACCTTGTGGGAAATGGGTGAATATTTCTGGAACTACGTTGTATTTGTTTATTTACTAACTCTCCAAAAATCATATATATAGAAAGAGAGCTTTTTATCACTGCTTAATTTCATTTGAATTATTGTTGCTCCATGTAGGATTTTGAAGACGATTGAAAAGGCTTCATTCCTGATGATGTTGGCCTATTAATTGGCCAGGACCTTAGGCATTTTTTTGCGCAGTTGGTATACCAGATTCATTTTTAGAGACCACATAACTGAGTACGCATTGCTTTCTCTCATTAGAAACCTTTTATGTATACTGAGTTATTATTTTCTTGTCAAATGTCTaaataaatttgtttataaattaaagtataatttatgttattttttttgttacttTAGTTATTTCAGCACTTTGTTTTCaacagaaaaaaaaggaaacaatGTGAAAAACACTGTGTTCAGTTGAGCGGTTATCCACCAGCCTTGCTTCTCAGCGGATCACGAGAAAAGGAAGGGGCTGGCTATCTTCCTCCCCTCCCCTCTCGATGACAAATTCCAGAAGAAGGATCTTTGTTATGGTCCATGGGATTATTGATAGAAAAGGAGCTCATCAGAGAGCTATTAACACTTATAAGAGACAGCTCTTACCACCTCAGACTCATTAACGAGAGAGAGAGTTTTAAATCAGTATCTGCATTGAAGCCAAAGATCAAATTTTGGTTAACAAAAAGAGgcgcaaaagaaaaaaaagtttattgTCAACTCAAGGCATTTATTGTTGGGGACaacaacaaaataataataataataatgagccTAGGCACAAACCTGAATAATGCAAGgtgtaaaaaaaaatgaataatttatcaaaatttaaataatattagatgattatttaaatttatctactTTTATAATTAGATAACTTTGGTGATACGATAAAattctattataaattatatttatttaatgattttttaaataattttaaacaatataataattaattcaatgctaatcatataaatttaatttacctTCATATCTAtagaatatattttacaatttcaaatttcaatttttagcaTCATCTGAATACCACCCTACTCCATTGATCATTTGTACTAGTCTACTAGACTTGATTGCTTAATGGAATCCTGATCAATAAATTGTGATGAATAGTTGCTAGCTTTACACATTAGCAAAGAAACTGTATTCATTGGCATCAACAACTATTTGTCTAATTGAAGAAATTGTACCCATAACTCCTAGTACTGAAAAGACTATGGCTATCAATGTGTTTCCCCAAAACATTAGTCCCTGCTTTGATGGCTTGAAAGTCACATTGTAGAAGACCACAGGTAAAATGAAGTCTAACGGTATGAATCCAAATGCTCCAATCACTGCATTGATATCTCCAAAGAAAGGAAACATGGCAGCAATAGTTGTGGCTATGACTACTGATAATGATCGGAATATTACCCTTGGAACCACATTCCGGATTGAGAACTGATCCCTCTTTGCATCTGCAAACTTTTGTTCAAGCACTTCATTTGTTGGTTGCAAGTAAACCTGCAACAAGTTATCCTCAATAGTTAAGTACACAGCCCGAGGCATATATGAATTTTATCTTTATAGGTTGTTGCTGGTGTTTGAACTCTTCAGAGTACATGTCAATTTATATGCTCTGGATTTGTTGCTGCTATAACAAATAAAAATGCCTAGAATTTTGAGGAGGGGTAATTTGTATAGATGGTACACCAACTTAGGGGTTACAGTAAAATGtttgaatttattttgtaaCATAAAACCCCTCCAACTTTTATCTAAGTAATATAAAAGTCCATTTCACCTGCAATGACAGAATtctaagttaattttttaactgtgacacttgttaaattaaaaatatatatattttcaatgtGCCTATGTGCTACCTAAGGCTGTTGTTTCTATGTTAGAGCTATCTTCCATTATTCTTGTTGGATGTTCTTTCTTTTGACTTGCTTGATATATAAATTTCACGtttttaccaaaaaaaaaaaattgaagggaTTTTATATTACAAAAATGAAGTTTATATACTTTACCATTATAATCTACAGCCTCTAAGTTGATTTTTGGTCTTACCACAGTTACAGCTGCTACTTGTAGGAGGGTAAAAACATTGGTCATCAGGAGAATCCAAGTGGGTAATAGAGGCTTGTCATCGGgcataaaattcattataactGTTCCCTTGGCCTGATTCCCAAATGCCCAATATCCAGAAATTGCTACACTGAAAAATGTGGTCACCACAACAGCATAACAGACTAGCAGGCCTTTGAACATTTTCCCCTTCACTGGAGGTGCTATTGTTGCCTACAAAGTGGGGCTTAAAGTACATTAGCAAATTATTTTCAGATACAATTGTTTTGATTAGCATGAACAAATATGAGTTTGTTTGATTTAACTGTTACAGATCATTGGTAGATGTTTCTGTtattatgtaaaataattagcaagggtatatatatatactttatttgttttatttttaaaaatagaaatataatataagaattaaaaatataattgtttaaaaaataaacttaataaTGAATATACTAAAAAGAAAACCTGTATTTCAGGGATAATCCCATTCCCATATGTGGTAGCAATAATTGAAATTGCATTCAAAGATCCAAAGAGACGATTCCATCCTCTTCCATTGATAGAGTAGTCCTTTGCTTGTGCATTCTTTGCATACCCTGCCAGAGATTAAAGGACATGGAAAATAAAATacttgaattaaaaatttattagtgctctttaaaatcaaaccaagctaagtttttagttttcttttatACCGATGTAAAGAGAAGCAGCAAGAGCAAGAGCACTATAAGCAAGAGAAAGGAGTAAAGAAACAAGGTTGATGTGCCTGAGGGAGTGAAATGATGGAATTTGAGCTACCACTATCATCAGGATCCCAAAAATTGTCACAAATTGGTATAGCTCCATGTTTCCCTTAGAAGTAGAGAGCAAGTATATGAACTGCCaaccaaaaataaataaattaattaattaatgaaaacaaaaaataaaaataaaaataaattaattaattaaattcttgcAAACTTCTTTCTTTCAAAGAAAGGGTTCAGGTTTTAGGAGAAATTAAACTATTGGCAAAATCACAGAAAACCAACCTTGAGGCTCTGCCCACCAAGAAGAATACAAGCAATAACAGCACCATAGCATACACCAAACTGGATTGGACCCACAAAGTATTTGCCCCATCCTGGTCCTATAACAAAACACACCATCGTCAAGATCAAGATCACAAGCTCAACCATATACAGCATGATTTACTTGCTCACCTAATATATCTTTAGCCATATCTCTGAACCTCAGTTGCCTATGCCCTAGCTGTGCATGGTGCTCAAGAACCAGTGACAGAAGATTGTATGAATAGAATGTCACAAGAGCTCCAATTGTGAGACATGCAACACCAGCAAGCCAGCCCAGCATGGAGAGAGCATAGGGCAGACTCAGAAGTGCTGGAGCCACTATTGAAGTAGTCAAGTGGTAGCCACAGTGCAGCCATGAACCTATGCAATCATGAAACAGGCACCACTTTagggttttgttttttttataaatttggaTGAGATGGTGTTGTTTTTTGTTAATGGGTTTTCGTATTACCTCTTGATTTCAACACAAACAAGGCTCCAGCATCAAGTTCTTTGGAGGAATTGGCTGCTGTGACTTCATCATTTTCAGAGGTTTCTATTGAATTTGGAAGATGGGTTGTCATGATTTCTCTATCTATCTTGAAGGGTAGATCACAAATTTCAAGGATGACATTAGAAATTTGAAAGAATATATCCAACCTCTTGTAAtgatttttattgataaattactataacatttctatattatatcaaaattcACTACTTAGTCCTTTTTTCTTAGTCACTCAAACTAAATCATCCCTATTTTTAATCctgaataaaatattaatcaatttattttaatattaacttgagagactaaatttaattaatagttaaaattatagagagtaataatacataaaattaaacaaaatgatataaatatttagtttaGAATAAGTTTACtagcttttttttctttcaaaatgataaaaattttaatttcacaaaatatttgtgattaagaaataaaaattaaatagttaatattttatgaaatacaATAATAATTCACTCTCTTATTAATAGTTGAAATTATTGGTTTGTCCCTACTTAGaaagaaaatagagagaaaagaCAAGAAGAAAACAACATAAAATCGGCCATTGGTGGTGTCAAGTGGATTTTACATGAAGTCTGCTTTGTAATTCTAGGTAAAAGGCATCAATCAACGGCAATTTGTAAAATACATAAAGcttattaatttcattttcagaaaaataaataaataatttgacaCCCCTGATAAAATTTTTCAAGCGATCATAATGATTTTCAAACAGAgcaatatcatatattaagttaATATTGCATtttgttaatatttaattttaattttaatattgcaTTTTGTTaaatcttattattattttaatattataattactatAAGCTACCATTatgaaaataattcaaatatttacttTGAGGGATCTAGAGATGACTAAATAGAAATCCAATGAGATATTTTCTTCCTTCTAAGGTGGAGGAAGAAAGTCATGAAGATGGCTAACTGTCCAACTGAAAAAGACCTAGTTAAATTGATAGTAAAAAAACCTATTGTCTGTATATTATGAGAAGCTATACTACTTACCTATTGCCATATTCAAGCATCTTTATGATGTGAGGGTTTAATTGGAGGATGGATGGCTATTAAGCTTGACAATTACTAATTCAAGGGGTCTAGATACCAACCTGCTTCCAACCAAGGGAGTGGGAGCTAAAGGACATTCTCTTGGTTTGTCAAGCCCTTATCTAAAGTGTTTAAGAACTAAGGGCAAAGGGGCTACTATAAGTCACTAGCCCCTAAACCTTTACCTAACCCCTGCCTGCAAACCTCAACCCTAATCTCTATTGCCAGTTCTACTAAATTGTTGGTCATGATACCAACAACTATTTCCGATTAAGGCATGAGATCCAAAACCTCATTGATTAGAAAAAGATAGCTGGACTTAGGTAGAAGGCCAAACACTCAAACTAACCCAATGCCTAACCACAGTATCCCACCACTACTTGGCCTAGACTGATAGGTTTAAAAGGGGATCTGCACTATGGATTTGAATAAAACTACAAGCTGGAAAGCACTTGGAACTTCACCCTTGCTTTTGTTTctctttttaataatattgtttCTAATGTACTTGGCTATTATTAATAAGATGAAACTCTTCTTTTGCTTGCTTATTTGATGTTTGATTCTGATGGGCATGTGTATAAGATTCATGatcattttaaaatatcttCTATTGATAGATTAGATTAaatcaatattaatatatatacacTTGATAATCCAAAAGAATAAATCTGGCAAATGATCTCACTGTGTAAGAAAGAGAAAGACTCACAACATTATTAACTAAGTACCCAAATGCCTTTACTTGGTCCTAAAAAAATGCCTAGGATTGATAGAGACATAGTTAAGCATCAGGTTTCTACTTACCTTGATGGTGTTGATGAAAGAGATAGAACTACCATAAGACGATGAGCTAGACAGTTTACCCTAATTGAGGAGCAATTATATAAGAGATACTATGAAGGAATGTTACTGTTGTCCATTAATGACAAGCAAGCTGAGCAGATTATAGAAGAGGTACACGTTAGAAGTTGTGGTCCTTACATGAGTGAAAGGGTACTTGTAGAGAAAATCTTGAGAAGATGTCATGAATACGGATTGTGCCAAGTTCATTAGAAGATGTCATGAATACTAGATCCATGGGAATTTAAATCATGTACCTCCTAGTGAGCCACATAGTATGTCTTCACCTTAGCCTTTTTTTCTATATAAGGAATATATATCATCAGGAAAAGTACTCTAACTACACCTAATGATCATAAGTTCATTATAATGGCTTTCGATTACTTTTTCAAGTGCATAGAGGTCGAATCTTACAAGACAGTGAGGGTAAAATAGATGTCCAATTTCGCAACAAAGAATATAATATGCTAGTATATGTTACCTCATGAGATTATCTTTGATAATAGTACACAGTTCAAAGCTAAATTTTAGGATCTAGTCAGGGAATATCACATCCAGCTCTACAAGTCTTCTTCCCACAAGTTACAAACTAATAGGACAATTGAAGCAGTCAATAAAGACATTAAGACCATCCTTAGAAAGACTATGGAAAGATATAAAGATTATCCAAAAAATTTGTCTTATACTCTTTGAGAGTACAAAACAACAGCTAGGACATCCATTGGCACGATGCCTTTCTCTCTAGTTTATGGGACTAAAAATGTATTTCTAATCGAACCAAAAGTGAAATCTCTGAGAGTTTTCCTAGAGGCTAAGATCCTGGAGAATGAATGTGTCTCTTCTAGATGAGAAAAGACTTCGAGCTCTACACCACATGCAGGCCTATCAGAAGAAGATAACATAAGCCTTTAATAGGAAGGTAAAGTAAAAGTCGATCAAAGTAGGAGATTTGATGCTTAAGAAAGCAAGGTCGGTGTAATTAGATCCCTACGGAAAGTTCAACTCAAATTGGGATGGTCCTTATTTAGTCAAGCAAATCTTGCTTGATGATGTAGTTAGGTTGTCTGATTTGGATGATGGCGAATTTCAAGAGCCTATCAACCTAGACAAGTTGAAAATGTTTTTTGTATGGGGATGCTTGATTCAAAGGACGATCCATGCAAATTTTAgggtaaaagaaagaaaaagcaaaagaaagaaaaaagatgaaagaaaatgaaaatagcTAGGCTGAAACTCACAAAGGGTAGTTTAGATATAATGAGAGCGAGAgaagatataaatataaaacctGAAAGGGGCATTCAATATGTTATGGGATCTAAGAAAAGTTGGATGTAtcctatttaataaaatttgtatatgtattcataatatttattttggtGATCTTTTTTTATAAGTATTTTATTTTCCAGAAAGGATCAACAATAAGGTAAGCAGACAAAAAGTAAAAGTATATTCAGTATATTGAAAGTATCTAATTAGCCTAGAAgaaattattcaaaaaaaaaaaagagaaaagttttccgataaaagaagaaaagaaaagaaaagaaaagaaaagaaaagaaaagaaaagaaaagaaagataaaGAAAAATCTTGTTGAGTTGAAAACTCGAAAGGGCAGCTCAAAGAAAGTCAAAATTCATAgtgcaaagaaaaaaaagagaagtatGGGCTAAAGATTCATCATGCTctgataatttattatttgagaTCTCTTCCATGACTTGATCGAAAGTTTTGGACGAGTATCTCCCAAAAGAAATATCCCTAGTGAGCAAGGAATggcaaaaaaacataaaaaagagTGCTATTGGttcgaattaatttttttgcattacgatttatagaaaaataaaaaattccttAGCGTAGGATATAAAAAAACTTAGAAAATTAGAAGAGAAATTAGAGAGAAGAATCCATAAAATAGAAAATGGAGGTTTTCAAAACAAATCAGAATTTCCAAAAAATCATAATCATGTTTTCATGTAAGACCACAGGTATGGCCTGAAGCACGAGATATGTTGTGCAAGGCATCACATATATGCATTAGTATATCACTTATAAATGTCTAAGGTATAGAATGTATGCATCACTATAGGACTTTAGCTATACCTATAAGACATAGATGATATATATCGATAGCATCTAGACTCA
This region of Manihot esculenta cultivar AM560-2 chromosome 10, M.esculenta_v8, whole genome shotgun sequence genomic DNA includes:
- the LOC110625151 gene encoding pentatricopeptide repeat-containing protein At1g52640, mitochondrial encodes the protein MALRLLTSRARVLCSLFHSLHSPCSLLRPCSFSLLTPLNANQPLPDLVNEISRILSDHRNPHHDLELSLTTYSSKISADLVEQVLKRCKNLGFPAHRFFLWAKRIPGFEHSAESYHILVDILGASKQFAILWDFLIEMRESRDCNISPQMFWLVFRAYSRANLPGDAIRSFDRMVEFGLKPTVNDLDQLLYVLCKRKHVKPAQQLFDRVKREFDPKAKTYSILVRGWGDIGELESAWKVFDEMREKQSTVDVLAYNCLLEALCEGRRVSEAYRMFKEMSSNGIEPDACSYSIFIRAYCEANDIRSAFRLLDEMRRCDLMPNVFTFNCIIKKLCKNDKVEEAYQLLNEVIERGGNPDTWSYNAILAYHCEHSEVNRATRLISRMVKDNCLPDRHSYNMLLKLLIRVGRFDRATEVWESMRERGFYPSVSTYSVMVHGLSKKKNKLEEACKYFEMMIDEGIPPYSSTVEMLRNRLMGLGLLDNIEILAGKMERSTSCSIQELANAMRGSKVHWRSRNEETESESD
- the LOC110625152 gene encoding GABA transporter 1; protein product: MTTHLPNSIETSENDEVTAANSSKELDAGALFVLKSRGSWLHCGYHLTTSIVAPALLSLPYALSMLGWLAGVACLTIGALVTFYSYNLLSLVLEHHAQLGHRQLRFRDMAKDILGPGWGKYFVGPIQFGVCYGAVIACILLGGQSLKFIYLLSTSKGNMELYQFVTIFGILMIVVAQIPSFHSLRHINLVSLLLSLAYSALALAASLYIGYAKNAQAKDYSINGRGWNRLFGSLNAISIIATTYGNGIIPEIQATIAPPVKGKMFKGLLVCYAVVVTTFFSVAISGYWAFGNQAKGTVIMNFMPDDKPLLPTWILLMTNVFTLLQVAAVTVVYLQPTNEVLEQKFADAKRDQFSIRNVVPRVIFRSLSVVIATTIAAMFPFFGDINAVIGAFGFIPLDFILPVVFYNVTFKPSKQGLMFWGNTLIAIVFSVLGVMGTISSIRQIVVDANEYSFFANV